The following coding sequences are from one Triticum aestivum cultivar Chinese Spring chromosome 5A, IWGSC CS RefSeq v2.1, whole genome shotgun sequence window:
- the LOC123106189 gene encoding uncharacterized protein encodes MENGPAESGESAVKPAPRSPDWMKRLLIFQEAPRGSAVGSRGGDVLRDSSVAPHNNCVEYDGDGSMENGPAESGESAIKPAPRSPDWMKRLLIFQEAPRGSAVGSRGGDVLRDSSVAPHNNCVEYDGDGSMENGPAESGKSAVKPAPRSPDWMKRLLIFQEAPRGSAVGSRGGDVLRDSSVAPHNNCVEYDGDGSMENGPA; translated from the exons ATGGAGAATGGCCCAGCGGAGTCGGGGGAGTCGGCCGTCAAGCCGGCTCCACGGTCGCCGGACTGGATGAAGAG GTTGCTGATCTTCCAGGAGGCGCCGCGCGGGAGCGCGGTTGGGAGCAGGGGAGGAGATGTGCTGCGGGATTCATCTGTGGCTCCGCACAACAACTGCGTGGAGTACGACGGCGATGGGAGCATGGAGAATGGCCCAGCGGAGTCGGGGGAGTCGGCCATCAAGCCGGCTCCACGGTCGCCGGACTGGATGAAGAG GTTGCTGATCTTCCAGGAGGCGCCGCGCGGGAGCGCGGTTGGGAGCAGGGGAGGAGATGTGCTGCGGGATTCATCCGTGGCTCCGCACAACAACTGCGTGGAGTACGACGGCGATGGGAGCATGGAGAATGGCCCAGCGGAGTCGGGGAAGTCGGCCGTCAAGCCGGCTCCACGGTCGCCGGACTGGATGAAGAG GTTGCTGATCTTCCAGGAGGCGCCGCGCGGGAGCGCGGTTGGGAGCAGGGGAGGAGATGTGCTGCGGGATTCATCTGTGGCTCCACACAACAACTGCGTGGAGTACGACGGCGATGGGAGCATGGAGAATGGCCCAGCGTAG